From one Phocoena sinus isolate mPhoSin1 chromosome 6, mPhoSin1.pri, whole genome shotgun sequence genomic stretch:
- the LOC116756123 gene encoding igE-binding protein-like: protein MADTVATILLQHVIPRFGLPVSIQSDNGPAFVSQMVQQVSEALQITWKLHIPYHPQSSGFFAGAWRKSLGWPQTKCSSALTPCFLQNPPLVSPKPRTSGCPTPLLTPPFSMK from the exons ATGGCAGACACAGTCGCCACCATCCTGCTTCAACACGTCATCCCCCGATTTGGTCTGCCGGTCTCCATTCAGTCGGATAACGGACCCGCCTTTGTCTCTCAGATGGTTCAACAAGTATCAGAGGCTCTCCAGATCACCTGGAAACTCCACATCCCCTACCACCCCCAATCATCCG gttTCTTCGCAGGCGCATGGAGGAAGTCTCTCgggtggccacaaaccaaatgCTCCTCGGCCCTTACACCTTGCTTCCTACAGAACCCCCCACTGGTCTCCCCTAAGCCTCGGACCTCTGGTTGCCCGACTCCCCTTTTGACGCCCCCATTCAGCATGAAGTAG